CAGTATTTATCCAAAATTCTTTTATGGTATTAATGTCAGGTCCAAGTATTTTTAGGTGTTCAAATAATTCTTCAAATAACATTGTGTGCCTTTTGTTTTTTATCATTCCAAATAATGAGAATTATAGCATATATGAGCAAAAATATCGTTAGTAAGAGGTAAGCAGGTGAACGTAAGCTTATGTTAAGGTCAGTTTTTCTTATAGTTTAGTTACTGGTGTGTAGAAACCATAACACAAGGGAATTTGTCCATTAGTTTTCTTTATGCTATCCTATACATCGTGTAGGGGGTATTATATATTCACAATATATCTGATTGCAAAGTAGGGCTATGATCGGAAAACTTTTTGTTATTTCTGCACCATCCGGCGCGGGAAAAACAACACTCGTTGACACAGTTCTTAAAAGTGTTGGAAATAAATATGCGCTCAAGCGGGTTATTACATACACTTCTCGTGTACCTCGTCCCGGAGAAGAAAATACGAAGGATTATTACTTTATTTCTGAAAGTGCATTCAAGGCAAAGATAGATCAAGGTTTTTTTTTAGAGTATAGCACCGTATATGGCACTTACTATGGATCTCCCAGGTCCATTATAGAGGATCTAAAGAGAGGAATCTCTTATTTTTTAATCTTGGACAGGAGAGGGTTGGAGCAAATTATTGATATTTTTACAGATTTGGTTTCAATTTGGGTGTCTGTTGATGTTGATATTTTAAAACAACGTTTAATGATGAGAAACTCAGAAACTCAGTCACAAATTGAACATCGTTTGCTTTTGGCACAAAAAGAACTCGAACTTGAACAAACATATTCTTTGTATAATCATCACATTTTTAATAATAATTTACAAAAAGCGGCAATAAGTTTAGAAGCACTTTTAGAAAAGTATTTTAATTTTTGATTGCTCGATCTGCAGGCGGAATCGAAGACTTTTTGCAGAGTTTTGTTTGGCCAAAAAGACTA
The Candidatus Dependentiae bacterium DNA segment above includes these coding regions:
- a CDS encoding guanylate kinase; protein product: MIGKLFVISAPSGAGKTTLVDTVLKSVGNKYALKRVITYTSRVPRPGEENTKDYYFISESAFKAKIDQGFFLEYSTVYGTYYGSPRSIIEDLKRGISYFLILDRRGLEQIIDIFTDLVSIWVSVDVDILKQRLMMRNSETQSQIEHRLLLAQKELELEQTYSLYNHHIFNNNLQKAAISLEALLEKYFNF